The Candidatus Bathyarchaeota archaeon genome has a window encoding:
- a CDS encoding N-6 DNA methylase, protein MAPNEVKQPSQRRLSPEDEDLAKELKRLGYADRIIKIVVSEKDKPEGKVRLQWMRKLVKEYCFPASHIDIEVPAGVGRDAGKRNVPVRADIVVYRDENKAKPLAVIETKAPKEKEGVAQAESYARNLGAEYHLWSNGLYERAFKTSTYPNQSDPIARLPVWVEDKPLPQKVPKTETLRPFKDEEELRQVISFCHLLILEKLGHDPAKAFDEMTKLLFIKLYDEREVPSYYEFVVLAKETPHEVADRVRQLFDKAMSSSKYQDVFWSQFNTEPVPVTLELDDFSIFNIVQVLQGYSLVNTTENIQGADIKGTVYEQMVGNTFRGELAQFFTPREIVEFMVEIIRPDRESKILDPACGSGGFLIMTLRKLREWIKQENPNLSETEIKASIKYFAEHKTFGIDINDRMVRVAKMNMIMHGDGHSGIFHILRGGGLLTDPNLPSKLQEELKDGTVKIVFSNPPFAGREKDPKILEKFELGKNKKGNPVSVSKELLFVEKIIALLQYGGKAGLVLPAGIFNNPSRVYKKCREMIKENTKILALIGLPHPAFRASGANNEGNLLFLQKIKELPTDYDIYIDWARYVGFDSTGRKLPLNDLPEILKRTKNPNPENIISFSELEDRIDPWHYHPKYKEIEMSLSKSQYPLRPISKLVEKSKDKFDPKANLNTVFNYIEVNDVDLVKGEIISSKQIMGKTAPNRATYVLKEGDFLIPNAMHCIRGVCIVPKEYEGCIATNRFFVVRPKIEIVNPVYLYYMLKQPTIFYLLKRQATGEINPGISYGALEKVKIPVPEKMEDQNKIAEQIKVEERKKAELLKQISKHEQAILSLVGSIVPSIKTEKQEISKEGYEYIADV, encoded by the coding sequence ATGGCACCTAATGAAGTCAAGCAACCCTCTCAGCGACGATTATCGCCAGAAGATGAGGATTTAGCAAAGGAACTGAAGAGACTTGGATATGCAGACCGCATTATTAAAATTGTTGTTTCGGAGAAGGACAAGCCAGAAGGTAAGGTTAGACTTCAATGGATGAGAAAGTTGGTTAAGGAGTATTGTTTTCCAGCTTCACACATAGACATTGAAGTTCCTGCTGGCGTAGGTCGGGATGCAGGTAAACGTAATGTTCCCGTCAGAGCAGACATAGTTGTATATCGTGATGAAAATAAAGCCAAGCCTCTCGCTGTCATTGAAACCAAAGCTCCAAAAGAAAAAGAGGGAGTGGCACAAGCAGAATCCTATGCACGCAACTTAGGTGCAGAATATCACTTATGGTCAAATGGGTTATATGAACGTGCTTTCAAGACTTCAACATATCCTAATCAATCAGACCCAATAGCTCGCTTGCCAGTTTGGGTTGAAGATAAACCCCTTCCCCAAAAGGTTCCTAAGACAGAAACATTACGTCCATTCAAAGATGAAGAAGAACTAAGACAAGTAATCAGTTTCTGTCATCTCCTAATTCTTGAAAAGTTAGGACATGACCCCGCAAAAGCCTTTGACGAAATGACAAAACTGCTTTTCATAAAACTGTATGATGAAAGAGAAGTTCCATCATATTACGAGTTTGTCGTATTAGCAAAAGAAACCCCTCATGAGGTAGCCGATAGGGTTAGACAGTTATTTGATAAAGCCATGTCCTCAAGTAAATATCAAGATGTCTTCTGGTCACAGTTCAATACGGAACCAGTTCCTGTTACTCTCGAATTGGATGATTTCTCAATCTTCAATATTGTTCAGGTTCTTCAAGGCTATAGTTTGGTCAACACTACCGAGAATATTCAGGGAGCAGACATTAAGGGCACAGTATACGAGCAGATGGTTGGCAACACTTTCAGAGGTGAATTGGCTCAGTTTTTCACTCCCAGAGAAATAGTGGAGTTTATGGTTGAAATTATCAGACCAGACAGGGAGAGTAAAATTTTAGACCCCGCCTGTGGGAGCGGTGGATTTTTGATTATGACCCTTAGAAAACTCCGTGAGTGGATAAAGCAGGAAAATCCCAACTTAAGCGAGACGGAAATTAAAGCTTCAATCAAATATTTCGCTGAGCACAAAACATTTGGCATAGACATCAATGACCGCATGGTTAGAGTTGCTAAGATGAATATGATTATGCACGGAGATGGGCACTCAGGAATTTTCCACATCCTTCGTGGCGGTGGGCTCCTGACTGACCCAAATTTACCCTCTAAATTACAAGAAGAGTTGAAAGATGGAACGGTAAAAATAGTCTTTTCTAATCCACCCTTCGCTGGTCGTGAAAAAGACCCGAAAATTTTGGAGAAATTTGAATTAGGGAAGAATAAGAAAGGTAACCCTGTCAGCGTCTCTAAAGAACTTCTTTTTGTTGAGAAAATTATTGCCCTACTTCAATATGGGGGAAAAGCTGGTCTCGTGTTGCCCGCTGGCATCTTCAATAACCCGTCTCGTGTCTACAAGAAATGTCGAGAGATGATTAAGGAAAACACGAAAATTTTGGCGTTAATAGGTCTTCCGCATCCTGCCTTCCGTGCCAGCGGGGCGAACAATGAAGGCAATTTGTTATTCTTACAGAAGATAAAGGAACTGCCAACCGACTATGACATATACATCGACTGGGCACGCTATGTAGGGTTCGACTCTACTGGACGAAAACTTCCATTAAATGACCTCCCCGAAATTCTAAAGAGAACCAAAAATCCAAACCCCGAAAACATAATCAGCTTTTCAGAACTTGAAGACAGAATCGACCCTTGGCACTATCACCCAAAATACAAAGAAATTGAGATGAGCCTTTCCAAATCACAATATCCTCTACGACCAATCAGTAAGCTTGTTGAGAAAAGTAAAGACAAATTTGACCCCAAAGCAAATCTTAACACAGTCTTCAACTACATTGAAGTAAACGATGTAGACTTGGTGAAGGGAGAAATCATTTCTTCAAAACAGATAATGGGGAAAACCGCCCCGAATCGTGCAACTTATGTTTTGAAAGAGGGCGACTTTCTGATTCCAAATGCTATGCATTGTATTAGAGGAGTATGTATAGTTCCAAAAGAGTATGAAGGATGTATAGCAACAAACAGGTTTTTTGTTGTCAGACCCAAGATTGAGATAGTAAACCCTGTTTATCTTTATTACATGCTTAAGCAACCAACAATATTCTATCTATTGAAACGTCAAGCTACTGGAGAAATTAATCCAGGTATCTCCTACGGTGCACTTGAGAAAGTAAAAATCCCTGTTCCAGAAAAGATGGAAGACCAAAACAAAATAGCCGAGCAGATAAAAGTAGAGGAACGAAAGAAAGCTGAACTGCTCAAACAAATAAGCAAACATGAACAAGCCATACTGTCTCTGGTTGGAAGCATAGTTCCTAGCATAAAAACCGAAAAACAGGAAATCTCAAAAGAGGGCTACGAATACATAGCAGATGTTTAG
- a CDS encoding IS1/IS6 family transposase — MEGEWHCSCPDHKYRRVKCKHIFAVEFSIALRKEVSSNIVIEPLNVQICPYCQSDKIVRRGVRHNNYGDIQRFSCKVCSKWFVINLGFEKMKSSPQVITSAMQLYFTGASLRNTAKFLRLQGVKVSHVAVYKWIRKYIALMEKYIEKLRPQVSDTFRADEVWLKIKGDRKYLFAIMDDETRYWIAQEVAESKYKHDARKLFQLAKKVTGKKPKTLITDGLPAYRDAYMKEFWTLRNPRTKHIRHIKIKGDMNNNKMERLNGEIRDREKVMRGLKKKDTPILTGLQIFHNYIREHEGLEGKTPAEACGITVEGKNKWKTLIQNASQSKV, encoded by the coding sequence ATAGAAGGTGAGTGGCATTGTTCGTGTCCAGACCACAAGTACAGAAGAGTCAAGTGTAAACATATTTTTGCTGTAGAGTTTTCGATTGCTTTAAGGAAAGAAGTTTCAAGCAACATTGTTATTGAGCCTTTGAATGTTCAGATTTGTCCGTATTGTCAGTCAGATAAAATCGTTAGACGTGGAGTGAGACATAACAACTATGGTGACATTCAAAGGTTTTCATGTAAAGTTTGTAGCAAATGGTTTGTTATCAATCTAGGTTTTGAGAAAATGAAATCTTCTCCTCAAGTTATTACCTCAGCTATGCAACTATACTTCACTGGAGCTTCTTTAAGAAATACTGCAAAGTTTCTAAGGCTTCAAGGCGTTAAAGTTAGTCATGTTGCAGTTTACAAGTGGATTCGGAAATATATCGCTTTAATGGAGAAGTACATTGAGAAGCTAAGACCTCAAGTCTCCGATACTTTTAGGGCGGACGAGGTTTGGCTTAAGATAAAAGGAGATAGGAAGTATCTATTTGCCATAATGGATGACGAGACACGTTATTGGATTGCTCAAGAAGTTGCAGAATCCAAATACAAGCATGATGCAAGAAAGCTTTTTCAACTAGCCAAAAAAGTAACTGGAAAAAAGCCTAAGACTTTGATAACTGACGGTCTTCCAGCTTACCGAGACGCATACATGAAAGAGTTTTGGACACTCAGAAACCCTAGAACCAAGCACATTAGACACATCAAAATCAAAGGTGACATGAATAACAACAAAATGGAGAGACTAAACGGAGAAATCAGAGACAGAGAGAAAGTCATGCGAGGGTTAAAGAAAAAAGACACGCCGATATTGACAGGTCTTCAAATATTCCACAACTACATTAGGGAACACGAAGGGTTAGAGGGTAAGACACCAGCAGAAGCATGCGGAATAACCGTGGAAGGAAAGAATAAGTGGAAAACTCTAATTCAGAATGCAAGTCAAAGTAAGGTTTAG
- a CDS encoding GNAT family N-acetyltransferase, whose product MKFMRTKIKRVSALDRNDILEISRHIWEGHDYLPFVIDEWLKDPNSYTYGFEVDDRLVAVANLRLIENGRTGWMEGLRVHPDHRRKGFANVLTEHLIKKAKDLGVQRLRYATSTENQASLILAEKFGFAKVLELGVFWHPNARIIQSIGSYPHIRKSNPNEVYKLLQGNPHIIPHKILVYDWKALDSTLEGLETLGKSHEFYIALKAKMDSLSYAYPKRVPERSLWVFTICATEPHGFLSHLSYNIAIALKKDFNAIMGTYEIDFEETLHNVNWGTDERWDTHVVLLEKGMC is encoded by the coding sequence TTGAAATTCATGCGTACAAAAATCAAGAGAGTGTCTGCATTAGACCGGAACGACATACTCGAGATATCGCGACACATCTGGGAGGGGCATGACTACCTTCCCTTTGTTATTGACGAGTGGTTGAAAGACCCAAACTCCTATACTTATGGCTTTGAGGTTGACGACCGTCTGGTTGCGGTGGCCAACCTTAGACTCATTGAAAACGGCCGAACAGGATGGATGGAAGGCCTGAGAGTACACCCTGACCACAGGAGAAAAGGGTTTGCAAATGTCCTTACAGAACATCTAATCAAAAAAGCTAAAGACTTAGGTGTCCAGCGACTCCGATATGCAACCTCAACTGAGAATCAAGCCTCACTGATACTTGCTGAAAAATTCGGATTTGCCAAAGTATTAGAGTTGGGTGTTTTTTGGCATCCAAACGCCAGAATCATACAATCAATAGGAAGCTATCCCCATATAAGAAAATCAAATCCTAACGAGGTCTACAAACTATTACAAGGCAATCCGCACATCATCCCTCACAAAATCTTAGTCTACGACTGGAAGGCTCTAGACAGTACACTCGAAGGTCTCGAAACACTTGGAAAATCTCACGAGTTCTACATAGCATTGAAAGCGAAGATGGATTCATTATCCTATGCCTATCCCAAGCGTGTACCAGAACGATCGCTGTGGGTCTTTACGATCTGTGCCACTGAACCACATGGTTTCCTCTCGCACCTCTCCTACAACATAGCTATAGCCTTGAAAAAAGACTTCAACGCGATTATGGGTACATACGAAATCGACTTCGAAGAAACTCTGCATAATGTAAACTGGGGCACCGACGAACGTTGGGATACTCATGTGGTTCTACTGGAAAAAGGAATGTGTTGA
- a CDS encoding 30S ribosomal protein S13 — translation MPKEFRHITRMADTDLNGTLKVANAISKIKGVGISIANSIVRKSGVNPDTRLGFLSDQDLEKLKEIINNPTKYDLPEWLFNRRKDLKTGENLHLTGADLVLQTKTDINLMKATKSWKGYRHSYGLKVRGQRTKTTGRKGKAIGVRKKRGPGGK, via the coding sequence ATGCCAAAAGAATTTCGCCACATCACGCGAATGGCAGACACAGACCTAAACGGCACCCTGAAAGTAGCCAACGCCATCTCCAAAATAAAAGGAGTAGGAATCAGCATAGCTAATTCCATAGTAAGAAAGAGCGGAGTAAATCCGGATACCCGCCTGGGATTTCTTTCAGACCAAGACCTAGAAAAGCTGAAAGAAATAATTAATAATCCAACTAAATATGATCTCCCAGAATGGCTTTTTAACCGCCGAAAAGATTTGAAAACAGGAGAAAATTTACATCTCACAGGCGCTGACCTCGTTCTTCAAACCAAGACAGATATAAACCTCATGAAAGCCACGAAATCTTGGAAAGGCTATCGACACTCATATGGGCTAAAAGTGCGTGGTCAACGAACTAAGACCACTGGAAGGAAAGGAAAGGCCATAGGCGTCAGAAAGAAGAGAGGTCCCGGAGGTAAATGA
- a CDS encoding 30S ribosomal protein S4, with protein MGDPKKQRKKYETPRFPFKIDILQAELKLLGQYGLRNKRELWRHKTVLSKFRGIARSIMAMPEEEGEKLKQQLLRRLDRLGILPETTVLDDVLDLAIEDILERRLQSLVFHKGLAKSIHQSRQLIIHGHITISGEKVTSPSYLVLRDEEAHVDYAPMSAIANMNHPLRQTLTSMPQAETKEEPAEEEKTAA; from the coding sequence GTGGGTGATCCAAAAAAGCAACGGAAAAAATATGAAACTCCCAGGTTTCCTTTTAAGATAGACATATTGCAGGCAGAACTGAAGCTGCTTGGCCAGTATGGATTGCGAAACAAAAGGGAACTGTGGCGTCACAAGACTGTGTTATCGAAGTTCCGGGGCATAGCACGCTCCATAATGGCCATGCCTGAGGAAGAAGGAGAAAAACTGAAGCAGCAACTTTTAAGAAGACTCGACAGACTTGGAATACTTCCAGAAACCACCGTCCTAGATGACGTGTTGGATCTAGCAATTGAAGACATTCTTGAAAGGAGACTACAATCTCTTGTCTTTCATAAAGGCTTAGCCAAGTCAATTCATCAATCTCGTCAACTCATAATACACGGTCACATCACCATTAGTGGGGAAAAAGTAACGTCACCAAGCTATTTAGTACTAAGAGATGAGGAAGCTCATGTTGACTACGCTCCGATGAGCGCCATAGCAAATATGAATCATCCACTGCGTCAAACCCTAACGAGTATGCCTCAAGCTGAGACAAAAGAGGAACCTGCTGAAGAGGAGAAAACAGCAGCATGA
- a CDS encoding 30S ribosomal protein S11, protein MSGKTEKWGIVHIYSSYNNTIIHVTDLSGAETISRTSGGMFVKADRLESSPYAAMRAARAAASTAREKGITSIHIKVRAPGGSGARTPGPGAQAAIRALARAGFRIGRIEEVTPIPHNGTRRKGGRRGRRV, encoded by the coding sequence ATGAGTGGGAAAACTGAAAAATGGGGCATCGTCCACATCTACAGCTCATATAACAACACCATCATTCACGTGACGGATCTCTCAGGAGCAGAAACCATTTCAAGAACCAGCGGCGGCATGTTTGTAAAAGCAGACCGCTTAGAATCCTCACCATATGCTGCCATGCGTGCTGCAAGAGCTGCTGCTTCAACTGCAAGAGAAAAAGGCATAACATCCATACACATAAAAGTAAGAGCTCCTGGTGGTTCAGGTGCCAGAACACCAGGCCCAGGAGCACAGGCAGCCATACGAGCTTTGGCAAGAGCTGGATTTCGCATAGGACGCATTGAAGAAGTTACACCTATTCCTCATAACGGCACTCGAAGAAAAGGTGGGCGAAGAGGCCGAAGAGTATAA
- a CDS encoding DNA-directed RNA polymerase subunit D gives MKIQILEKNEVSLRLLIEGTNAAFANTLRRIIISEVPTMAVDDVVIIENSSPLKDEVLAHRIGLTPLKTDLDTYNLPENCACKSEFGCNLCRVSLVLDVEAEDHTITVYSGDFKSENPSIVPISNKIPLVKLAPEQKIRLEAYARLGKGKSHARWQPVSMCAYKYVPIIKVDTRFCNLCGDCIKVCPKNILVKAGDKIEIRNIENCTLCEDCVDACQRKPKAIEVTWDEDSFIFGIESTGALSPERILQEALNVLDGKLKDFLNQLTGK, from the coding sequence GTGAAAATTCAAATCTTGGAAAAGAATGAGGTTTCATTACGTCTGCTTATTGAAGGAACTAATGCGGCTTTCGCGAATACACTGCGAAGAATCATAATTTCAGAAGTGCCTACTATGGCCGTAGACGACGTGGTGATCATCGAAAACTCCTCCCCGCTTAAAGATGAAGTTCTAGCTCACCGAATTGGACTTACGCCGCTGAAGACCGATCTAGACACCTACAACTTACCTGAAAACTGTGCCTGCAAAAGCGAGTTTGGATGCAACTTGTGCCGCGTATCTCTAGTACTAGACGTAGAAGCAGAAGACCACACCATAACAGTGTATTCTGGGGACTTCAAGTCAGAAAACCCATCTATAGTTCCAATTAGTAACAAGATTCCCCTGGTCAAGTTAGCGCCAGAACAGAAAATAAGGTTAGAAGCTTACGCGCGGTTAGGAAAAGGTAAAAGTCATGCAAGATGGCAGCCCGTTTCTATGTGCGCTTACAAGTATGTGCCGATTATTAAAGTGGACACTAGATTTTGCAACCTTTGTGGCGACTGCATAAAAGTTTGTCCAAAAAACATCCTTGTAAAAGCAGGAGACAAAATTGAGATTCGAAATATTGAAAACTGCACTTTATGTGAAGACTGCGTAGACGCTTGCCAAAGAAAACCCAAAGCAATAGAAGTAACGTGGGACGAAGACTCGTTCATTTTTGGCATTGAATCAACAGGTGCCCTTTCGCCAGAAAGAATTCTACAAGAAGCACTCAACGTCTTAGATGGAAAGCTAAAAGATTTTCTGAACCAATTAACAGGGAAGTAA
- a CDS encoding 50S ribosomal protein L18e: MRKTKPDNPQLLDLIRFLKRAARENDAKIWGSIADALSKPRSRRVSVNLSRINRHTEKGQVVAVAGKVLGSGALRHPATVAAFTFSAAAKEKIKKAKGKCLMFPELVKKNPKGSNVKIVG, translated from the coding sequence ATGAGAAAAACAAAACCTGACAATCCGCAACTACTTGATCTCATTCGCTTTTTGAAGAGAGCAGCAAGAGAAAATGACGCAAAAATATGGGGTAGCATAGCCGACGCTCTGTCTAAACCAAGGAGCAGACGTGTATCGGTAAACCTGAGCCGCATAAATCGCCACACTGAGAAAGGTCAAGTAGTGGCTGTTGCTGGCAAAGTGCTCGGGTCTGGGGCACTTCGTCATCCCGCAACAGTTGCGGCCTTCACATTTTCAGCTGCAGCAAAAGAAAAAATAAAAAAGGCAAAGGGGAAATGCTTGATGTTCCCTGAATTGGTCAAAAAGAATCCTAAGGGTTCAAACGTGAAAATTGTTGGGTAG
- a CDS encoding 50S ribosomal protein L13, producing MKLQSKHVTVVDANNLILGRMATVVAKRLLQGESIIILNAEKTVISGKRLSRVKEAKRKLEIGHPRKGPYYPRRPDRFVKRTIRGMLPRKKPKGKEAHKRLRVFVGVPQEFKDQNVEVISEAKAEKLKCSYITVGELVKEIGWIPAGE from the coding sequence ATGAAACTGCAAAGCAAACATGTAACAGTCGTTGATGCTAATAATTTGATACTTGGCAGAATGGCAACTGTGGTCGCAAAACGCCTTCTTCAGGGCGAAAGCATCATAATTCTAAACGCAGAGAAAACAGTAATCTCAGGAAAAAGACTTAGCAGAGTAAAAGAGGCAAAAAGAAAGTTGGAAATCGGGCACCCCCGAAAAGGCCCATACTATCCTAGAAGACCCGACCGATTTGTAAAGCGTACTATTCGAGGAATGCTACCTCGAAAAAAGCCAAAAGGTAAAGAAGCGCACAAAAGGTTACGTGTTTTCGTTGGGGTACCTCAAGAGTTTAAAGACCAAAACGTGGAAGTAATATCCGAGGCAAAAGCTGAGAAGTTAAAATGCTCATATATTACTGTGGGCGAACTAGTCAAGGAAATTGGATGGATTCCAGCAGGTGAATAA
- a CDS encoding 30S ribosomal protein S9 yields MSSSKKIITISGKRKTATARATIRAGRGRIRINNVPLEIFEPQTARLKMMEPLLQVGDELRNQIDVNIKVSGGGFMGQAEAARMTIARGLLRWTKSKHLQSIFTEYDRTMLAGDPRRKEPKKFGGPGARAKRQKSYR; encoded by the coding sequence ATGTCAAGTTCAAAGAAAATTATAACAATCAGTGGAAAAAGAAAGACCGCTACAGCAAGAGCTACAATAAGAGCTGGCAGAGGAAGGATTCGAATAAACAATGTTCCTCTAGAAATATTTGAGCCACAAACTGCTCGACTAAAAATGATGGAGCCTCTTCTTCAAGTTGGCGATGAGCTTCGGAACCAGATTGACGTAAACATAAAGGTTTCAGGTGGAGGTTTCATGGGGCAGGCAGAGGCTGCAAGAATGACAATAGCTAGAGGACTTCTAAGGTGGACTAAAAGTAAACATTTACAGTCGATTTTCACTGAATATGACAGAACCATGCTTGCAGGAGACCCTCGACGAAAAGAACCGAAAAAATTCGGAGGACCAGGTGCTCGCGCCAAGAGGCAGAAAAGCTACAGGTAA
- a CDS encoding DNA-directed RNA polymerase subunit N produces the protein MIIPVRCFTCGKVVGDKWEDFARRVKEGEDSSKVLDDLGVTRYCCRRMLLSHIEIIDEIIKFYESGKKRQLRPP, from the coding sequence ATGATTATTCCTGTTCGCTGTTTCACATGCGGCAAAGTAGTAGGCGATAAATGGGAGGATTTTGCTAGACGAGTAAAAGAGGGGGAAGATTCAAGCAAGGTATTAGATGATCTCGGCGTAACCCGTTATTGCTGCCGGAGAATGCTTCTTTCTCATATAGAAATAATCGACGAAATCATCAAATTCTATGAATCTGGAAAAAAAAGACAACTGAGGCCACCATAA
- the eno gene encoding phosphopyruvate hydratase, whose amino-acid sequence MSTQIKEVTVRKIFNSRGEETIEVDIVTKSGFGRTAAPAGASKGLAEVVYYPKDDVDAAVEIVEKLIAPKLIGMNADEQEEIDSLLHEIDGTENFSRIGGNTAYAVSLCAAKATSDSHHVFLYEYLGGYLAYELPFPLGNVLSGGKHAHGRAPDIQEFLVLPIHASSFWDAAKANVAFHRKVGEILRKTKKTFTSGRSDEGAWIADINNNDALELMKQACEDVSKQLGFECRVGLDIAASSLWDQKKKRYIYSHEKIERTQEEQVEYVLELIEKYNLIYVEDPFHEEDFENFAWLTRITSNCLICGDDLFVTNVKRLKHGIREAAANSIIIKPNQVGTLTDAWEAAKMAKEALYTPVVSHRSGDTVNAEIAHLAVAFHCPIIKTGVVEGARIAKIDELIRIEDTLGKRAKMAEIPLKEENIPVRK is encoded by the coding sequence TTGTCCACTCAAATAAAAGAAGTTACGGTGCGCAAAATTTTCAACAGCCGCGGAGAAGAAACAATAGAAGTGGACATAGTAACTAAATCTGGTTTCGGAAGAACCGCAGCGCCAGCAGGAGCAAGTAAAGGCCTAGCTGAAGTTGTATATTACCCAAAAGACGATGTAGACGCAGCCGTGGAGATTGTTGAGAAATTAATTGCACCTAAACTAATTGGCATGAATGCAGATGAACAAGAAGAAATAGACTCCCTTCTCCACGAAATCGACGGGACAGAAAACTTCAGCCGAATAGGAGGAAACACTGCTTATGCAGTCTCCTTGTGCGCCGCAAAGGCAACATCCGACTCTCATCACGTGTTTTTATATGAATATCTCGGAGGCTACCTTGCTTATGAACTTCCATTTCCTTTAGGGAACGTCTTAAGCGGAGGTAAACACGCCCACGGTAGAGCCCCAGACATACAGGAATTTCTGGTTTTGCCTATCCATGCAAGCTCTTTTTGGGATGCCGCTAAAGCCAACGTGGCATTTCACAGAAAAGTGGGCGAAATTCTCAGAAAAACCAAGAAAACGTTTACCAGTGGAAGAAGTGATGAAGGCGCGTGGATCGCCGACATAAACAACAACGACGCCTTGGAACTCATGAAGCAAGCATGTGAAGACGTTTCAAAACAACTTGGATTCGAATGCAGAGTAGGATTAGACATCGCCGCATCATCGCTTTGGGACCAAAAAAAGAAACGTTACATTTACTCTCATGAAAAAATTGAAAGAACACAAGAAGAGCAAGTAGAATACGTTTTAGAATTAATCGAAAAATACAACCTGATCTATGTGGAAGACCCTTTTCACGAAGAAGATTTCGAAAATTTTGCGTGGCTAACAAGAATAACCAGCAACTGTCTCATATGCGGCGACGACCTATTTGTTACAAACGTTAAACGACTTAAACATGGAATCAGGGAAGCCGCTGCAAACTCGATAATAATAAAACCAAATCAGGTAGGAACACTCACCGACGCTTGGGAAGCCGCAAAAATGGCTAAAGAAGCACTATACACACCTGTAGTATCACATAGGTCAGGTGACACTGTGAATGCAGAAATCGCTCATTTAGCAGTCGCTTTCCATTGCCCCATTATTAAGACAGGTGTAGTTGAAGGTGCCCGAATCGCAAAAATCGACGAACTTATCAGAATAGAAGACACGCTTGGAAAAAGAGCAAAAATGGCTGAAATTCCATTAAAGGAGGAAAATATCCCTGTCAGAAAATGA
- a CDS encoding 30S ribosomal protein S2 — protein MSLSENEDIEKTENTEKTSIQEKTDEEISLASEEELLLPRDMMLSAGIHIGTRMKAKDMNQFIYRVRPDGLFVLDVKQTDERIRIAAKFLSRFEPKKIAAVAARLYARYPAKKFCEATKATPIVGRFVPGLFSNPLYQNHLEPAVIIVSDPKADVQAVKEAGIMGIPVVALCSTDNEFSGVDFVIPTNNKGRRALAVIYWMLARQVLREKGELAPDKDMESSIDDFEAKISQVR, from the coding sequence ATATCCCTGTCAGAAAATGAAGATATCGAAAAAACTGAAAACACCGAAAAAACGAGCATTCAAGAGAAAACTGACGAAGAAATCTCGTTAGCAAGTGAAGAAGAACTCCTACTGCCACGCGACATGATGCTCTCCGCAGGCATCCACATTGGAACCCGGATGAAAGCAAAAGACATGAACCAATTCATCTATCGCGTAAGACCTGACGGCTTATTTGTTCTGGATGTTAAGCAAACAGATGAACGAATACGCATTGCAGCAAAGTTTCTTTCAAGATTTGAACCTAAAAAAATCGCTGCTGTCGCAGCCCGACTCTACGCACGCTATCCGGCAAAGAAGTTCTGCGAGGCAACAAAAGCAACACCTATTGTAGGGAGATTCGTTCCTGGACTGTTCTCAAACCCTCTATATCAAAATCACCTCGAACCAGCAGTTATTATTGTTTCAGACCCAAAAGCTGATGTTCAAGCTGTAAAAGAAGCAGGAATCATGGGCATCCCGGTTGTGGCATTATGCAGCACTGACAACGAATTCTCCGGCGTAGACTTTGTGATTCCAACGAACAACAAAGGCAGAAGAGCCTTAGCGGTTATTTATTGGATGCTGGCTAGGCAAGTACTTCGTGAGAAGGGAGAGTTAGCACCTGATAAAGACATGGAATCGTCCATTGACGACTTTGAAGCAAAAATATCACAAGTAAGATAG